Proteins encoded in a region of the Sphingomonas sp. HMP9 genome:
- a CDS encoding cold-shock protein: MPVEVGPVEAGPTMLEGVGAAETRAIGGVIKWFDVTRGFGFAVADDATVGDILVHFSVLQPHGRRSLPEGTRVETLSVQRGRGFQAREILSIDLTNAVEEPVRAPISPDRIDPIAMIDAAGPFEAASVKWFNRLKGYGFLVRGADGSDIFVHMETLRRAGIETVEPDQPLRARVVEGRKGPLAVAVEEDLG, translated from the coding sequence ATGCCGGTAGAGGTGGGGCCAGTGGAAGCGGGACCGACGATGCTCGAGGGCGTCGGCGCCGCAGAAACGCGCGCGATCGGCGGCGTCATCAAATGGTTCGACGTGACGCGCGGGTTCGGCTTCGCGGTGGCGGACGACGCAACGGTCGGCGATATCCTGGTGCACTTCTCCGTCCTGCAACCGCACGGTCGCCGAAGCCTTCCCGAAGGTACGCGGGTCGAGACCCTGTCGGTGCAACGCGGCCGCGGGTTCCAGGCGCGCGAGATCCTGTCGATCGACCTGACCAACGCGGTCGAGGAACCGGTCCGGGCACCGATATCGCCAGACCGGATCGATCCGATCGCAATGATCGACGCGGCGGGCCCGTTCGAGGCGGCGTCGGTGAAATGGTTCAACCGGTTGAAGGGCTATGGCTTTCTGGTACGGGGTGCCGATGGCAGCGACATCTTCGTCCACATGGAAACGCTACGCCGCGCCGGGATCGAGACGGTCGAACCCGATCAGCCGCTCCGCGCACGCGTCGTCGAAGGGCGTAAAGGGCCACTTGCCGTCGCGGTCGAAGAGGATCTTGGATGA
- a CDS encoding NADH:ubiquinone oxidoreductase subunit NDUFA12, with translation MGFLASTFTWWNGATLGTKFGLRSMAKMGEDALGNVYYQGGKDTAGNPRRWVIYQGATDASRVPPAWFSWLHHQVDDVPDRALPPIRAWQKPAVPNMTGTALAYRPSGALEKGGHRAAATGDYEAWTPEG, from the coding sequence ATGGGCTTTCTCGCATCGACTTTCACGTGGTGGAACGGCGCCACCCTCGGCACCAAATTCGGCTTGCGCAGCATGGCGAAGATGGGCGAGGACGCGCTTGGCAACGTCTATTACCAGGGCGGCAAGGATACCGCGGGCAACCCGCGCCGCTGGGTGATCTATCAGGGCGCTACCGACGCGAGCCGCGTCCCGCCGGCCTGGTTCAGCTGGCTGCATCACCAGGTCGACGACGTGCCCGATCGCGCGCTGCCGCCGATCCGTGCCTGGCAGAAGCCGGCGGTGCCGAACATGACCGGCACCGCGCTCGCCTATCGTCCGTCGGGGGCGCTCGAAAAGGGTGGACACCGTGCGGCTGCAACGGGTGATTACGAAGCCTGGACGCCCGAAGGGTGA
- the aat gene encoding leucyl/phenylalanyl-tRNA--protein transferase, with translation MSDILDPQMVLGAYSVGVFPMADSRDAASVYWVEPRRRAVLPLDGFQLSRSLKKTIAADRFQVTVDTAFARVVQLCAESVEGRPETWINDGIERVFQTLHAMGFAHSVECWDDGMLVGGLYGLSLGRAFFGESMVSRATDASKVALAHLVARLRVGGFTLLDCQFQTSHLASLGAIEIDRADYVALLGAALGGALKPSSVAGVSSAAGDFRALDRLAGKASASGAVSGPVAGKVIAQLLVQTS, from the coding sequence ATGAGCGACATCCTGGACCCGCAAATGGTGCTCGGCGCCTATTCGGTCGGCGTGTTCCCGATGGCGGACAGCCGCGACGCCGCCAGCGTCTACTGGGTCGAGCCGCGTCGCCGTGCCGTGCTGCCGCTCGACGGCTTCCAGCTTTCCCGATCCCTCAAGAAGACAATCGCCGCCGATCGCTTCCAGGTTACCGTCGACACCGCGTTCGCACGGGTCGTGCAGCTGTGCGCCGAAAGCGTCGAGGGCCGCCCGGAGACATGGATCAACGACGGCATCGAACGCGTCTTCCAGACGCTCCACGCGATGGGCTTTGCGCATTCGGTCGAATGCTGGGACGACGGCATGCTGGTGGGTGGGCTCTACGGCCTGTCGCTCGGCCGCGCATTCTTCGGCGAGAGCATGGTCAGCCGCGCCACCGACGCCTCGAAGGTGGCGCTCGCGCATCTCGTCGCCCGGCTCAGGGTGGGTGGTTTCACGCTGCTCGATTGCCAGTTCCAGACCTCGCACCTCGCCTCGCTCGGCGCGATCGAGATCGATCGCGCGGATTACGTCGCGTTGCTGGGCGCGGCGCTCGGCGGTGCGCTCAAGCCATCCTCTGTCGCAGGCGTATCGTCGGCCGCCGGCGACTTCCGCGCACTCGATCGCTTGGCGGGCAAGGCCTCCGCGAGTGGCGCGGTATCGGGGCCGGTCGCGGGAAAGGTCATCGCGCAGCTCTTGGTCCAGACGTCGTAG
- a CDS encoding DUF192 domain-containing protein, which produces MNSGAKSDATTVATLPLTIKSANGTHAFQVESAKTEVEQARGLMFRTDLKPDGGMLFWPYPATGGGPAAANFWMKNTPSPLDIVYIRADGTIARIAENTVPFSEAPIPSGEPVGAVLELMGGRAAELGIAEGDLVTWDKEK; this is translated from the coding sequence ATGAATAGCGGTGCTAAGTCGGACGCGACGACGGTCGCCACACTGCCGCTCACGATAAAGAGCGCGAACGGGACGCATGCGTTCCAGGTCGAGAGCGCGAAGACGGAGGTCGAGCAGGCGCGCGGACTGATGTTCCGCACCGACCTGAAGCCCGATGGCGGGATGCTGTTCTGGCCCTATCCCGCGACGGGCGGGGGCCCTGCCGCAGCGAACTTCTGGATGAAAAATACGCCGAGCCCGCTCGATATTGTCTACATCCGCGCGGACGGTACGATTGCCCGGATCGCCGAGAACACTGTGCCGTTTTCGGAAGCGCCGATCCCCTCGGGCGAGCCGGTCGGCGCGGTCCTGGAACTGATGGGCGGCCGTGCGGCGGAACTGGGGATCGCCGAGGGTGATCTGGTGACGTGGGACAAGGAAAAATAG